A stretch of Pseudoprevotella muciniphila DNA encodes these proteins:
- a CDS encoding TlpA family protein disulfide reductase, whose product MNKTIITFLLALLPITCCIAQKKYAINAMLRSYPSGTIDEYHFHAGKAIVKGRFVNRTEHSFSTFNVTGTDLFSNQDFVRTINIEPDGSFLELISLPHSGWVYFDGAEIPPAFIAVGDTLDLLIDDAGSEATISGSGATGEVNSVWPQLETQFASKETQTPWEAMNREFMLEWKNRKVRELDRIASAIDADTIAALKDCSNYAKDVLKTSLLAMPLEQMLVAVHQWRWRTRNEDGKPNPALTISSDSFFDFLSARQSYLMDNPLMILAADGGGVVNNMEFYVLNAYLFLANDMERWSKSTDSDELGNYKENFVLPHNYDPALHREMLEFDKGHLLSLADYYAMCSDSIRSRFKLDNTGFMMQLSLLHRVLDFDYEDSAEWFLTRKAEELAAAMPLFTASSICHHAVDVYRHFVIEREGNARMEASVSTPGDSLFQSLKDKYAGNVIYMDFWGIGCGPCRKGMLDQRTLVEKYKDAPVRFLYICNEKDSPREPSERFLSDNHIQGEHIFLTSDEWNLLCNTFQFNAIPFTLLIDRKGNIVEKNVPPTSMKIDEMLK is encoded by the coding sequence ATGAATAAAACCATCATCACCTTCCTGCTTGCACTGCTACCCATAACATGCTGCATTGCCCAAAAGAAGTATGCAATAAATGCCATGCTCAGGAGCTACCCCTCGGGTACGATAGATGAATACCACTTCCATGCTGGAAAAGCAATAGTCAAGGGGCGTTTTGTCAATCGGACGGAACACAGCTTCTCAACTTTCAATGTGACAGGGACGGATCTGTTCTCGAATCAAGATTTCGTCAGAACGATTAACATCGAACCCGATGGTTCTTTTCTTGAACTGATTAGTCTGCCGCATTCAGGATGGGTTTACTTTGATGGTGCAGAAATTCCGCCTGCTTTTATCGCTGTTGGTGACACCTTGGATTTATTGATTGATGACGCAGGGAGCGAAGCAACAATCTCAGGCAGTGGCGCCACAGGAGAAGTGAACAGCGTCTGGCCACAGTTGGAGACTCAGTTCGCCTCGAAAGAAACACAGACGCCCTGGGAGGCAATGAACCGTGAATTCATGTTAGAGTGGAAAAACAGAAAGGTCAGGGAACTCGACCGAATAGCCAGTGCCATAGATGCTGATACCATCGCCGCGCTGAAAGATTGCTCAAACTACGCAAAGGATGTGTTGAAGACCAGTCTGCTGGCTATGCCGCTGGAGCAAATGCTTGTGGCAGTGCATCAATGGCGGTGGAGAACAAGGAACGAGGACGGAAAGCCTAATCCAGCCCTGACGATTTCCTCTGACTCATTCTTCGATTTCCTTTCGGCAAGGCAGTCTTATTTGATGGACAATCCATTGATGATCCTCGCAGCTGATGGCGGCGGTGTCGTCAACAATATGGAATTCTATGTACTCAACGCATACTTGTTCCTGGCAAACGATATGGAAAGATGGAGCAAGTCGACCGACTCCGATGAACTGGGCAATTACAAAGAGAACTTCGTCCTGCCGCACAACTACGACCCTGCGCTTCACCGCGAAATGCTTGAGTTTGACAAGGGCCACTTGCTTTCCTTGGCAGACTATTATGCGATGTGCAGCGACAGCATCCGCTCGCGTTTCAAACTTGACAATACGGGATTCATGATGCAGCTCAGCTTACTTCATCGCGTCCTTGACTTTGACTACGAGGACTCCGCTGAATGGTTCCTCACTCGCAAGGCAGAAGAACTGGCCGCAGCCATGCCACTGTTTACCGCCTCGTCTATCTGTCACCATGCCGTGGACGTCTACCGCCACTTTGTCATCGAACGCGAAGGAAATGCTCGAATGGAGGCGTCAGTTTCCACACCAGGCGACTCTCTCTTTCAATCGCTGAAGGACAAATATGCCGGCAACGTCATATACATGGACTTCTGGGGCATCGGGTGTGGACCTTGCCGCAAGGGGATGCTCGACCAGCGCACACTCGTCGAGAAATACAAAGACGCGCCAGTACGTTTCCTCTACATCTGCAACGAAAAAGACTCACCCCGTGAACCAAGTGAGAGGTTCCTCTCCGATAATCACATTCAAGGTGAACACATCTTTCTCACGTCGGACGAATGGAATCTCCTCTGCAACACGTTTCAGTTCAATGCAATCCCTTTCACGCTCCTTATTGACAGGAAAGGCAATATTGTAGAGAAAAACGTTCCACCAACCAGTATGAAAATTGACGAGATGCTTAAATAG